From one Humulus lupulus chromosome 8, drHumLupu1.1, whole genome shotgun sequence genomic stretch:
- the LOC133797609 gene encoding probable glutathione S-transferase parC, translated as MADDKLILLDFWASMFGMRIRISLDEKGIEYEYKEQDLFDKGPLLLQMNPIHKKIPVLIHNGKPVCESLIILQYIDEVWPDKAPLLPSDPYKRTQARFWADFIDKKVYDASRKIWATKGEEQEAGKKDFLEALKMLEGELGEKPYFEGERFGYVDVALVGFYSWFYAYESFGNFSIEADFPKITAWANRCLQRESVAKALVDGKKVHEFSVDLRKRWGIE; from the exons ATGGCGGATGACAAGCTGATTCTGTTGGATTTCTGGGCAAGTATGTTCGGCATGAGGATCAGAATATCTCTAGATGAAAAGGGTATTGAGTACGAGTATAAAGAACAAGATCTTTTTGACAAGGGTCCCTTGCTTCTTCAAATGAACCCGATTCATAAGAAGATCCCGGTTCTCATCCATAATGGAAAACCGGTGTGTGAGTCTCTTATTATTTTGCAGTACATCGACGAGGTTTGGCCTGACAAAGCTCCTTTGCTACCATCTGATCCTTATAAGAGAACCCAAGCAAGGTTCTGGGCTGACTTTATTGACAAGAAG GTGTATGATGCTAGTAGGAAGATATGGGCCACAAAGGGAGAAGAGCAAGAGGCAGGGAAAAAGGATTTCCTTGAAGCGTTGAAGATGTTGGAAGGAGAGCTTGGAGAGAAGCCATACTTCGAGGGAGAGAGGTTTGGATATGTAGATGTTGCTCTAGTGGGATTCTACAGCTGGTTTTATGCGTATGAGAGTTTTGGAAACTTCAGCATCGAGGCCGATTTTCCCAAAATCACTGCTTGGGCCAATAGGTGCCTGCAGAGAGAGAGCGTCGCCAAAGCTCTTGTCGATGGAAAAAAAGTCCATGAGTTTAGTGTCGATTTGAGGAAGAGGTGGGGAATCGAGTAG